From the genome of Papilio machaon chromosome 1, ilPapMach1.1, whole genome shotgun sequence:
ATCAAATGTAGACGCCTAAAAGTTAAGTTTTGCGCacttaattaaactttcaatttaaaaatttcaaatttaaaaacgtaCATTGTTTCAAGAAATTGTGTTTTATGTGAACTAACAgtgttttttatgaaattactttttgttCGGGAAATGTAATGGATCTGCCTCGTAAAACCAGTTCggttaaataatcttactaatattataaatgcgattatttggatggatggattaatagatgtttgtttgaagtaacagctcaacagatcttgataaaatttggcatagatgtagaacatagatctggaagaacacataggctatttattatgtttttttaatatcgcgcggacggagtcgcgggtgacagctagtataatataaatttagccattttaaatataaataaacaacataaatatatagaaatgctAAAGAAATATTCTGGAATATAACGAGACTGGATTAATTAACAATGCTACTGACTCGACTGGCGAGATCGCATATAGTGTATCTCTGTAGACTCCAACTTGCATCTCTGCAGACTCCATATAAAGTGATGGAACAAGTTTGATGTTTCATATATTTGCGACGTATTTGAGTGGTTGCACAACATGTTGCGGACAATGTCCACTTCCCAGTGCATTACACTTTCAACATCCGCCCACGGCCTTTGTAcgaataaatatagttttgtttCTTAAGAAACGCAGAAAAACACGCATTCGGTTtgtaaacagagataaaaatagCAGATATTAACGTCAAGGTTGAATATTCTTAGTTAGTTGAGGGACAAGGAACAGACACacccatttttttataatagaaatactagctatcgcccgcgactccgtccgcgcggaatgacaaaaaaaacttattaagttgtctatacgttcttccagactacgttctacatgtctgccaaatttcatccagatctgttgagcctttctggagataccttcaaacaaacatccatccatccatctaaacattcgcatttataatattagtaagatagtatattgattatttaagTGTTTAGATAAGAATGCTTTGATGAAAATCACGGCTAAGGTCTAAGGTATATAAGGTATATAAGGCTAATAGCCTAAGGTCTCTATTGAAGTGATATCATCGTCGTAATATAcctatttaaaagatttttatttatcgcaTTGGAAGTAATTATTTCATCAGTCAGAGATATTTAGCGGTCATTAAGGCAGTCTCTTAGTTtaaaaatctacactaagggactgttaaaaaaaaaacaaaagtgtgGCATTTACGATATCGTCAAAAAGTTTAAGGTCTATTAATACATGTTGTGTAACCGTTTATTTTCTGCCTATCCCTCTAAGAGACGTGCGTGGTGTTGACGTGTTGAGCGAGAGGTGTCGCAATGCCACGCCCACGAGGCGCATAGTGGTATGATTTACACGGTTATAAATATACGCACTGGACATCCGCCCAactattttgtttatgaaaagccatttctttagaaataaacaacCAATGTGACctgttttttgatttaattttctatgtacGACAACGACATTCAAATGAACGCTTTTTCAAAACATTACCATAAAACTGTTTCTACACCTTTCCTTGTTATACATAGAACAATGCGCCAGTACACTGTACTGGAAAGCCATTACAGTCAGTGCTCTTGGTAGGCGAAATTAAAAGGTCTTATCTCGTTAAATCTTTACTTATAAAGGAAAAGATGCGGTTCATGTgacataagtaaataaactttatactcgttttattatttctagaCTGGTACTTATAATTTGGGTAAGGTCTAGGAAGAGATAGGGTTGCGCGATCGAGTAGGGAGTGACGACTGAAATGAGCGATCTGTTGAACGAAAACTTTGTGAACTTCTCCATGAGTGTGATAAGAACATGGAGATTATGATGAATACAACTGTTCAGGGAATCGGAGTGGTTGTTCGGTACGGCAGCGGGTAGACGGCAGCTGCAGCAGTCGGCCAAGTTCTCCCGGCTGGCGGTGGCGCTGTTGCGACGCGGTCATATCTACGACAGCCTCGACGCTGTCAAGGAAGAGTTGGCGCATTCTGCTAAGATGCTTGCCCCTAACGGGTTTGCGGGACAGGTGAGTTATATAGAAGTCagttatatacattataatctaaaaaatctaatataatcTAAGTAAATAACTGATTTGTATAAGAAAATTCCTAACTAACTGAAATTCTGTGACTTTCCAAAGAGAAATGCGGATCAGCGGTTTAGGTTAACCTCGTAATGCTCAATGACATGATATTATGAGTATCGATGGCTCATGGGTTAAGCGCTTgatttgtaatctgcaggtcctagaTTCGAatccatgtactaatgtgattttcaatttacttatgtatatttatacgaCGTCTTTACACTTGTActtatgtgaagtcaaccaggAATTTCGCATTGTAGGTCTATTTTTAGCTTTACTATTGAATTATACAGCTAATTGCGTGTTTGTGTTCAGATCCCGTTCCTGTCAGTGGGTAGTGACGTGGGGCGGCGGGTGAAGGTGGAGGAGGGCAGCTCCAAGGTGTCGGGCGACTTCGTGGTGGAGGACGTGGATGTGCAGGGCGTCTCCTACCGCCGCCTCGTCTTCCTCGACAATCAGTTCTTAGTGCAATCGGAGGCTAAACTTAAAACTGGTGTGTTTCATTACTACAGAGCTATTAAAGTAGccgtaaaatttattaactacgTTTCGTGATTTTAAACTCcatttagcattttttttagtttaggtCTCAAAATATAAGTGTCAATTTTGTCCggagaaagtttttttttttaaaaagttgaaataCAATGTATGGATAATCCGACGTCCGACGattgataaaataacttttaatttcagtaaaaAAGAAGAACAAAATCCGTACAGTGATCGACTTTGGTCACATATCTACATATCATACGTTCATGTGTGTGGGGGCACAGCTGTGCCCCGCGGGGCGCGTGGCTGTGCTGGGTCTGGGAGGGGGGAGTCTCTGCATGTTCCTCAAGAAGTGCTTCGATGATCTGAAGGTCACCGCCGTAGACATCGACCCTGCGATGTTGGACCTCGCTCGGAAACACTTTCATCTCGAAGTGGATGACAGACTTCAAGTACAGATTAAAGATGGACTTGATTTCTTGAAAGATGAAGCGAAGAAAGGTgagtttaaaaatagtataaaaaacatacttatttCCCGGATAACAGGTAGTTTATTtcctaattttataaagattaatgcagccattccggagatgtcttgtaacaaacatttcaatattcaaaatcttcacatctatatatatataaaagaaagtcgtgttagttacactatttataactcaagaacggctgaatcgatttgactgaaaattggtgggcaggtagcttagaattaggaaacggacataggataatttttaccccgttttctattttttattccgcgcggacggagtcgcgggtaaaagctagtttataatattaaagtaaaatctcAGCTGCCGTCTCTAttttttccaatatttttaaaaggataGCAATATATTTCACAAAACAATCACTACACATGTCCAGGTGATCATTACGAGGTGGTGATGTTCGACATGGACAGCAAGGAGAGGACCCTGGGCCTGTCCTGTCCTCCACCACACTTCCTGCACGACCACGCCCTCGCCCACGTCACAGAACTGCTGCACAACCACGGTCAGTACGTGTACAGCACCCCTTAACacaaacaaaatcatttacatgtttttaaaagaataccTGAACGTAAAGTTTGCTTATAATCTCATAtttgaatacataaaaactagtAACTTCTGTTGTATGGATAAATGTCACCCGGAGCAATACCACAACCATACAGAAGACTTCAAGTGGAAGTTCAGTACAGTCTAATAAGTGTACAAGCTGAACGCTTAATTTCAGgactctttcccttcccactcttcTTTTATAAGAGGAAGAGAAAAGAGAGTGGTGGATTTGATAGATGAGGGGAgcataggtattttttttgacACTTCTGTCGTTTAAAGTTAGGCAAGATATCTGTAATTGCGGATATCTAGGCAACagttgcttcgctatttcggcgaattcatatCACTGTtcactcatcatcatcatcagctcactatacgtccccactgaggggctcggagtctaccccaaattaggtgtgactaggacatagtcaaccacgctggccaagtgcgggttgacttcacacatatcattgaatttcttctcagatatgtgcagcatcacgatgttttccttcaccctaagaacgtcggataaatgtacatatgtatatcgaaaaacacattggtacatggcgggattcgaacccaggaccttcagattgcaagtcaagtgattaacccctgagccaccgacgacTGTTCACTCGTTTACCATAAAATCAATtgattattgtattatttatgatatttcaGGTCATTTCATACTAAACCTGGTATGTAGAGATGTGAAACTCTACGAATCTATACTAAACACTCTGAAACGTCACTTCAAACATTTAGCTACTGTGAAATTGTATGAAGAAGTGAATGAAATCGTATTTGCTACGAACAGCAACAAGCCATACAATACCGAGGACCTCGAGACAGCTGCTAAAGGTCTGAATGCGAGAGCGAGACAGAAGAATCTtgtgaatataaaatgtgtagatttgaaagattttttacaaTCATTGACTATAGTTTCCTGAGGTCCGGTCAGTCGTGGACTCTAATTGTGAGATTTATATCAGTgtagttaatataaatgtttatgtttttaaatgttgtacattgttggaacgaagttccttatcgcgcgttgtgaaagggggctagacggaaaaaattcttacgaaaagttgtcacgacactttttgctatagtaagtatgttaacgacaaatgagcgctacttcaccatggcaacgacgtgacaatatataacgaaaattcatagaaataaaatgtacttcttgtgaagacttaagttttttattcatagaataaacattggttccttcactaattaatagaaaggaacttcgttccatccgggtgtcccaacacacctctcaagttttttattattgtctaAGGATTATATGTCTATTGTATGTTCCTTTTGAATATTTACAagtatattttactaacattattagGTCGTTTGGAAagtcatttcatttttttacaacttagGATTCGTATATTTAAAACGAATATGCACCTTGTCCTGGAAGGTCGATTGGAGATGATAAAGgcattattaaacatagaaataaaaatgaaatgactTTCCGAATAACcgcaaatgtaattatttagatgtatagatggatgtttgcttgaaggtcTCATCGGAACAGcttaacggattttgatgtaatttgacaCAGACTTAGAACATAGCCTAaaagaacacttaggctaattattatgctagtatataatattattacaatgttaaactatattataatgtcgttagtgttttaaaatataagttacatTACTTagaatattgtatataaatgtagtgcattaattattgttacataataaatgttgttgttttaattaagctaatatcttgtttaattacttttagtGTAGTTATCTGTGGAATTCCTTGTGTAAGTGTTCACGAGTAAAGTCCCACAAGGATCTTTTGACAGTCGGAAAATATGTGAACTAAAAATGTCATCTTGACAACGTCAAATTTTGACCAATAAGGTGGCTGcattaatgttgccattttcaCAATTTTCAAATTCCACTAAATATCAGGCATGTTATGGAGGTTAATTTGCTAATTTTTTTGGATGTatcaatttgaatattaagaaattactaCGGAAACTCAAtaagttacaaattaatttctttcattTGAACAGTTTActtttgaaagattttttgctTACTGGTAATACTAATAACTTGTAAGGTTACTAGTACCCTCCTGCCATAGTGGGATCTATATAGCGGTGGTAGGAGCGCAATTCACTCAAGACGTCAGGTAAGTTTAGCTAGTTAGAGCTAGTCAATCGCACAAACGCATGTAAAAACAAGCACTTGTTGTATGTGTATCTGTTTTATCAAACCGGATGAGAGAGAccacaatatatattttttacaaatgtttccTCAGTGGAAACTCGCAATAAGATTAATGCGATcgtttttgtaatttgtagTTCATCGTAAGATCACTGCTCtctcaattttaaatgtagtttttaCACATTCACgacttgtttatttaaaagttgtgaatttaattatatcttatactaattaattattcgtGCCATTgcgacattttatttgttagacTCATACaaaaaactgagataaaaGATTTGTCTTGattctatatttttctattttctcaCAAAAATTGTGACGAATTCGTGTATTTCATACATAGATAGGATTctcaataaattgtaattttcattaattaaataaaaatgtcattagaataaaaggaaatatttgtttgttttttttttttatttcaagggACAAGgagtgtaaataaaatgaccaGATAAATATAACGCATTTAATGCCACTGTACCGAACTCTCCCCCGACTAGTGTCCAGTTGACATCGGTCCAGAACATAATTTACTTCGCCGCAGCACTCGCACAGACAACACGCACAAATCAAAACGCTAACAACAATTAGGCTCCCTAATTATCACAATTGGCACCTAAAGAGGTCTAACAATGACACGATAaactttatacaataatttaattaatatcttcAGTACATACGagcaaagaaataatttacaacagCTGAACGCTTCACCGAGCGACAAACACAccaacattacaaaaataaagttctCAAAACACTTTCTTCAATATATTCTTGAGGCTCTTCTTCTTCTTGCCGGCGCCGGCGCTGTCTGCGTCGTGCCGGCTGCCCTGCGACAGCTCCGTGGACTCGGACCACAGACTGCCGGTGGGCGACTCGGAGTCCGCCTTCTTGCCCAGCTTGCCGTTGAAGATGGGCTCCGCGCTGCGCAGCACGGGGCTGGGCGTGCTGCGCGCGCTCTGCCGGCTCAGCGTCCGGAGAAAAGCGGGCGACGAGAGTCGTCTCGTCTTCATAGTTTTAGACttcaaactattaaaaaacgaGCCGTTCGTTTTGGGCGACTCTTTCTTTGCCGGCGCCTCCTCCGTGAATTCCCTCGGCTCGGA
Proteins encoded in this window:
- the LOC106712770 gene encoding eEF1A lysine and N-terminal methyltransferase homolog, producing MNLLPKTHKEFSEKDYWNKFFKKRGNKAFEWYGEYLELCGHLHKYIKPKDAILITGCGNSSLSADLYDVGYTNITNIDVSEVVIRQMTATNAARSSMKFLHMDALNMTFENDVFNVVLDKGTLDALMPDDSKETNERIEKYFSEIKRVLKLGGRFLCISLLQTHILNKLVKEFCDNSWMFRIVRCHEAEQKNSENGDGNTLPVFVVVATKFKELPKLIIEVCMAGEKMIRLDTPQELQDCVKSVQDTAFVTNGLAKTNLDEDDEVSLDLMQPGEETPRYTLYVVDQKRTQAANKYAVFIVPQGRESEWLFGTAAGRRQLQQSAKFSRLAVALLRRGHIYDSLDAVKEELAHSAKMLAPNGFAGQIPFLSVGSDVGRRVKVEEGSSKVSGDFVVEDVDVQGVSYRRLVFLDNQFLVQSEAKLKTVKKKNKIRTVIDFGHISTYHTFMCVGAQLCPAGRVAVLGLGGGSLCMFLKKCFDDLKVTAVDIDPAMLDLARKHFHLEVDDRLQVQIKDGLDFLKDEAKKGDHYEVVMFDMDSKERTLGLSCPPPHFLHDHALAHVTELLHNHGHFILNLVCRDVKLYESILNTLKRHFKHLATVKLYEEVNEIVFATNSNKPYNTEDLETAAKGLNARARQKNLVNIKCVDLKDFLQSLTIVS